The genomic region CTCTTCGGAGGGCTCAGCGCGCCCGAGTGCTTTCGGCCCTTCCTCACTGCTGTCCGATCGCGCTACGGCCATGAGACCGATCCGGACCGGTCCCGGGACGGCGGTCTCGACGAGTGGGTGATCGGCGGATTCAGCGAGCCGCTGACCGGCAGGGAATCCCGCGTGGCCACGGCGCTGGCCATCTTCGAGGCCGCCGAGCAGCGGGAGCAGGACTCGCGTGAGGCGCGGTCAGTGGCCTCACACGCCCTACGCCGACACGGAGAGCGCGTGCGCGCCGCCGAAGCCGCGGAGGTGCTGGGCCGATGCCAGGCCGAACGGAGGGAAGCCGAGGGGCGGCTGTCGGAGGCCGCTGCCCAGGTCCAGAGGATGCGTCGCGAGTGGACGCGGACCGACCTGCGCCACACACAAGCACAGGCGGACCTACACGCCCACGAGCTGACCACCGCATCGCTCGACAAGGATCTTCGGTTCCAGGACCAGGAGATACGCCGTCTGCGCTCCGAGCGCCACAAGGCCGATGCCGCTCTCCATCATGTCGGACTCCGGGCCTGGGAGAGCGCCTGGCCCGACGGGCTCGGCACCGCCGAAGACTACGTCGACCGGACGTGCCCCCGTGGTGAGCCCCGGACGTCGGATCACTGGTGGACCCGCGCGGACCACCAGATCGTGACCGCGCTCGCCGAGATCCGCGGGGACAGGCATACGGCGTCCCAGCCCCTGGTTGAGCTCTTCCAGGTGCCCAAGGAGAAGAACCAGGTCGTTCCCGACCACGGATCGGCCCTGCTCGCGTTCACCGAAGCGATCCGCCCCTTGTTCGAATTCCTCGAAGAGTGCCGCGAACGCGACGACCTCACCAAGGACAGCATCATCCGCGACCAGAGGGAACGTGAGGCCAGGCTCGTCACCTCCCGAAAGGAGGTCGACGAGCAGCAGGGACGTCTGGAGCAGATGCGGGCCATGATCGTCGAATCCGTGGAGATGGCTCTGGACAGCATCAGCACCGAGTTCGACCGGCTCGACCGGGATCGGGACGGCGGCTACGGGGCCCGGCTCGACGTGGACATCCAGGACCCCTCGGTCACCGGTTCGGTCTGGAAGGTCAACGCCACCCCGAAATGGCTGCGTTCCCCCCAGGGCACCTACGTGTCCTATCAGGAAGTCGCCAACGGGGCCCAAGTGAAGGTGTTCGCCATCCACCTGGTGTTGGCTGCGCTCCTCCACGACAGCGGCTCTTCCGGTCGAGTGCTGATCCTGGACGAACTCGGCAACAGTCTGGGTGACGAGAACCGCAAGCACGTCCTGCGATCGCTCCAGGACGTCGCAGTGCGGCGCGGCGTGACGATCCTCGGCACCTGTCAGGACAGCGTCATCCACGACGCGGTGCGCCACTGCGGCCAGGTCGTCTGGTTCAACCACGCCTCGGACAGCGAGGTGTACAACCGGCCTACCCGGACCTGGGGTTCTGATCCGAGTGGAGGACACGTCGAGCGTGTGGCCGCCTGGCTACGCGCCGGACGTCCCGTGTCGGGCTGACGCCAGGACGCCTGCGAGGAGCTCCGACAGAACAGGGAAGACGTCGCCGTGCTGGACCTGCTGTTCGAGCCCGAGCCCGGCCAGGTCCGGCTCGGTGGCGATGAGTTCGGCGACATGTCGGAGCTCCTCGGGCGCCTTGGCCGCGAGGATCCGGGCCTTGCCCGCGTCGGCCCTGCGGCGCTCCTGCGAACGCGATCGGTGCGGGCCCGCCCGCCACGCCTCGGCGGTCATCGCCACCGGGTACACGGCGCGCCCGACACGCTCCCTCAGGTTGGTGATGATCTCGATGCCGTGCGCGTCCAGATCTCCCCAGACCGCGATCGGCAGCGGGGAGAGTCTTTGGAGCAGTTCCACGAGTCCGGTACGGGCGTAGCCCGCCCCCCAGACGCAGATCCATGTCCTCGTAATCTCGGGATCCTGACATACCCGGTAGAAGGTCCCGACGTTCTCGATGACGAACACACCATCGGCGTCGGCCCGTTCGAGTCGGCCCACCATGTGCACACCTCGGGAGGGCAGACCGCTCCACGGCGGTGTCCGTGAGGCATCGATGGCGGTCTCGCCGTTGAACCACCGCAGTGGTCCCCGTACCCGGATCTCGTGGTCGGGGAAGTCGAGCAGGTCGGAAATAGCGCGCTTCATGAGGTTCTCGAAGGCGTGGACGCGGGCTGACGTCCACACCTCGTGGGTCCCCTTCCGATGCCCGTGGGAAATGGACAGCGTCTCGTCGGGGATCGGCCGCGGCCGGCGGTGGGGGTCGGTCCACCACCAGTGCGCCACTCTCAGGACGAACTCGTAGGTCTCCCACGCTCCGGCGCGGGTGGCGGATCCGGGTGGAACGGTTGCCCGCCCGTGTGCCGCCAGGAGTTCACGCTCGTGCTGGAGTTGCGACACCCCCTCCATGAGCCGAAGCAGCTCGGACCGGGTCTGTGCCGGGTCGGTGCGTCTCAGCAGCTCCAGACGGCGCTTACCGGCCGAGGCCGCCCAGGCAGAGGTGAGGTGGAGGCTGGTCTTCACCCCGACGATCATGAACTCCCGGTCCGCCTCGGCCTTGGCCTCGACGACGCCGCAGCGGACCAGGGTGTCTGCCCTGTCCGCCGCGTGCTCGCCCCAGCGCTCGGTGACGCTCTTCCAGGATCGGCGGCGGTGTTTCAGCAGCCAGGCGAGTTCTTCGTGGGGGAAGCCCGCAGGAGGATCGGTCCCGTTCGGTGGGTCCACCGCGGTGAGGAGCACATGGGGGTACTTGAGCCTGCCCGAACGGTCGACCCGCCGTCGCCCGGGTGGGTAGCGTACGACCGCGCGGATCCCGTGGGCCAGCCCTTCGAGAGGGAGTTCCTCTTGCTCCAGGTCCGGCGTGGGCACGGTGTCGGCGGAATCATCCGTGTCCGTCACATCGACCTCACGAGCAGGTCCTCCATCCCGTGGATGTTCTCGGCGGGGAAGGGACAGTCGTCAGACTCTCGGAGCCGCCGGATCGCGGTGTCCGGATCCTTGGTGAACATCACCACGGCCAGGGAGCGGGTGGCACGGGAACAGGCGACGTAGAAGAGCTTGCGTGTACGCTCCGCGGTGTCCTCCTTTTCCTGGCCGATGTTCCTGCGGTCCGCGTCGCTTGGTTCCCTCAGCCCGAGGAGCTTTTCGTAGGAGTACTTGTTCCACTTGCTGCGGTGGTCCTCCAGCAGCACCAGCACCCGCTCGAACTCGGCGCCCTTGACCCCGTGCTGTGTGCCGTAGGGCGACCGGCCCCTGAGGTAGTCGTGGTAGGCACGGAGTTGACCGGCCGGGCAGGCCAGGAAGAACCCCATGGCCTCGGCCAGCATGGCGAGTCGATCGCGCCGGGTCTCCTCGGTAGGCCCCGCCGGCTCGTCGTCCGGTTCCGGGCCCTCGGTCCGAATCCCTTCGAGGAAGTCGAAGTCGTCGTGTCTGCTCAGGTGAGACTTCAATCGGGGGTCGAGCGGAATGATCCCCTCCCGCAGGGCGTACCGCAGCAGGGCGACCACGGGTTCCTGGCTGTCCGACGCGAGGAGTCCGGTCAACGTGTCCGTGGCCTCTTTCACCTCGGTGAGGGTCTGCGCCGGAGCGTCACCGTCCATGAAGGTGTGCAGACGCGGTGAGAAGGAGCGGAGCATCGCCAGAGCAGCGACCCCTTTGCGGTCCTCGACCGCCTCGACGAGGGGGATGAGCCGGTCGAGAACGGGTTTGAGGCTCCAGTGGGTCCCCTTGATGTACTCGTCCCTGAGCTGCTCCCCGGTCCTGCCCTTGGCCTTTCGGAACGCGCTGTCCAGGTCCTCGAAGCCCAGCCTCAGCGCGGCCAGGCGGTGCTCCAGGACCAGGATCTTGAGGTGTTGTCCATCCGTCCCCTGACTCCACAGCGCATCCCCTTCGCGGACAGCCAGGTGGTCGCGCACCTGATCCACCAGGGAGTCGTCCTCCTGGGCGGACGGCAGCACGAACAGGTCCGCGTATCCAGGGCGAGGGCTGTGTCCCTCTTCCTCTCCCAACACCTGCTGCAGGTCCCCGTCCTGAGGTGACTGCCCACGGATGTGGTTGATGACGCGGAGGACCGGCGGCGGGCAGCGCCAGTTCTGGCGTTTGCGGATCACCGTCCAGGTTTCGTCGCCGGTGACCAGGCCGCTCCCCTGAAGATAGATCCGTTGCATCGGATCGCCGAAGAACCCGACGCAGAATCTTCCTCGTTCCTGGTACTCGACGTACTTCAGGGCTTCGACCACCCGGGGATCGGTGTCCTGGCTCTCGTCCACAAGTACATAGGGGAAGGACTGGGCGACGATGGCGGCGAGTCGCGGATACCCGATGATCATCTCGGGAACCATGCGGAGGATTTCGTTGTGGCCGAGGAACCCCTTCCGGTAATCCCGCGTCGGCTGGTAGCTGAAGCGCGGAGCATGGCCGTCCAGTCGTTCCCGGGCCTCGACGTACTTCGCTGCGGCCTCGGGACTCCTCTGCTCGATGACGCGGTCGATGTCCTCACGCACCCACGCGCGGATCATCCCCTGGAACGGGCTCACGACTCCCCACAGGAAGCTGTGGATGGTGGACACGTGGAAGAGCGGATCGGCGTCGACCCTGGCCGTGATCTCCTCAACGGCGGCATTGGTGTAGGTGATACAGGCGACTCGTCGCCGTCGGCCACGCAGAGCCGTGCCTTGCTCGCGACCGATACGACGAAGGGCCTTCACCAGCGAGGCGGTCTTGCCCGAACCTGCCCCGGCGATCACCACGAACGCCCTTTTGACGGGGTCGTCGATGATCGAGGTGATCTGCTCGTCCGCCTCGGTGGAACCGTGCCCGCCGCCCGTCTTCACAGTTCCACCTCCTTGTCGAGTTCATCGTTCAGCCACGTGAGCCCGTCCTGGATGTATCGAGGTGTCGTCCACTCGGCCTGCGCACAGAGGTCAAAGAAATACAGGGCGAGGTTGGTCTTCCCCTCCGGCGGCTTCTTGACGAATGTGTGCACCTGCCGCACGAGATCCTCGGGAGAGGACCCTGTCGTCGGCGTGAATCCGATCTCCTGGCCGTACTTCTGGATCCAGGGGAGGTTCTCCAGGATGAGGGCCTCCTCGAAAGTCCGGCCGGCCACACTGTGCTTCTCGCCTTCCCAGGTGAACTCCTGCTCGGTCTGGTAGGCGACCCGCACGTGGGAAAGCACCGGTCCCTCCCCGTGTTCGACCGTCTTCTGACGCTCGGGCAAAGCCAGGAGTTCCGTGATGGTCCGCTTCTTCGGCAGCCACTGGATGAGGGTCTGGTTCGCGGTCACCGCGTCTTCGGTCGCCGTCGGGCAGGTCTTCTTCTGGCCTCCCTCCGGCGGCTGGACCACGCTGTCGAGATCGGTGATCACCAGTGTGGGGAGTCCGAGAAACGCCACGAGTGGCTCGAAACGGTGGGCATGGGATCCACCCACCTCCAGCAGTGAGATATGCGCGCTGGCGAGGTGGTTCAGCTTCCTCGGATGGTTGTCGACCATCAGTGGCAGGAGGATCCGTTCGGCGTCGCCCTCCACGATGACCACCGCGTCGGCGAAGAACAGGTGGCAGTTGGTGATCTTGAGGAACCTGCGGAGAAAGTGCGTGTCGTCGGACCGCAGCCTGGACAGGTCCTTGACCTCGCACTCCGGCACGCCGAGGGAGGAAGTACGGCGAAAGTACCTGATCGGGTCGAACTTGGAGTCGTAGATGATGTGGGGCGAGTGGGTCGTCACCATGAGCTGGGTGTGGAAACCGTCGTCCTCGTCCACATCGACGAACTCGCGCACCGTCCTGAGGAAGGCCTGTTGGAGCTGGGGGTGCATGTGCGCTTCGGGCTCCTCGATCACCACCAGATGGACCAGGGGCCGCTTACCGCGGTTGGAGGCCCACCTGCGGTGCATCTCGTGGATCTCGATGAGCATGAAGAGGAAGTTCTTGTACCCCAGGCCGTTGTAGCGCTCGGGAAGCTGATGGGACGGGTCCTCCATACCGGAGGTGAACTGGTAGTAGACCCACGCGCTCTCAGCGAGCAGACTCTCACCGGACTGCCGGCTCCGCACGCTCAGGCGCGGATTGCGTACCCCTGGGCCGGCGACCTTGTGCAGGCGGTCGAAGATGTCCTCGAACTTGTCCGCGAGGTAGCTTCCCACCTGTACTTCCGACGCTTTGACGGCCTGGTGTGCGGCGTGGTCGACGTCGTCCGACGCCGAGTAGCTGAGAAACCTCCGCACGTGCCGGGACAGGTCGCGCCCCTTGGAGTTCAGGTCGTCGGACAGAAAGCGCTGGGCGTCGACCATGTCCACATGGATGAGGCTGTCGATGAACTCGTGGGCGGCAGCAGGCGAGTCGCACACCCGACCGACGCTGTCACTGTCGTCGCACTCGGCTCCTTCCCGCTCGAAGGAGGCCGGATCGATCACGTGGTAGCGGAACCTGTACGCGGAACCCATCTCCCGGTCCATATACTCGCGCAGGTCCTCCGGCCACGGCTCGAAGACGTCTCGCTCACTCGGGGGGAGCGAGTTTCGCGCCTCTACGGCCTTCTTCCGGCTTTCGGTGAATCTGGCAGCGAGATCCTCACGCGGGGCGAATTCGAGTCGCAGCGCCACACGGCCGATGTCCTGCCCGAGGTCGTGCAGGCTCATCAGCTCGACGACCCGGTACCACTCCTCCTTCTCCACCTCCAGCAGGAGGTCGAGCCGGATTTTGGGCAGAGTGGCCACGGCCTCTTCATCGAGGTTTTTCACCCCCTGGAAACTGTCCCAGCAACCCGAGTTGAAATCGTAGAAGGTGAGATCGCTCTTTCTGCGCCCGAAGAAGAAGCGGAAGACATGAGTCATCGATGTCTTTCCGCTGTTGTTCGCCCCCACGAAGACCGTCGCGTCTTTGTCAAGGTCGACCTTGACCGAACGCAACCTTCGGAAATTCTGCACACGAACAGAGGAGATGCGCACACTCGCCCCAGAGAAGAACGGACTTTCACGATATCCGAGATACGACCACGCACGCACACAGGAGCGCAGGGTCACCAGTCGAACGACCGATGATGGTGAGCTTAGCGCGTACCCTTCAGTAACGTTCCCTTATCCGAAGACTCCGCCCAATTCGGTTATCGACCCCTGTACCTGCAGAGAGAAATTTACAGTCACTTCGGTCAACCGAAAGCCGACCGGCGCGTCTGCCGGTCGGCTGCGCTTCGGATGAATCGATCGACCGTTGACGGCCTTCACCCTGCGGGGGCGGCCTCCGGGGCGGTGAAGCCGCGCGGCAACAGCACCTGCTCGCTGTCGGAGATGATGCCGACCGGCTCCCCGTCCAGGGTGGCGGCGCGCTGCGGACCGCGCATGGGGCACAGCAGCCACAGGCCGTACGGGGCCCGATCGGCCTCGCGGGCCTCCTGGACCAGGGCGCCCAGCAGGGCGCGGCCCGACTCGTACCGGGCCAGCGGGGTCGCCCGGTACAGGAACACCGCGCCCTCGCCCGTGGGCGCCTGCGCGCTCGCCCCGCGAACCCTCTCCCCCAGCCTGTGGAACACCTCGTCGAGCATCCGGTTGAAGGGTTCGGGGCGGCTGTTGTCGGCCTCGGCGAGGATGTCCCAGTTCAGGGCGCTGCCCATCCCCTCCATCACCTCGTCGATCACGTGGACGAACTCGGTGGACACGTCGAAGGGCACCACGCCCCGCATGCCGCCGAGGATCGTGGCGGACCGCTCGGTGTCGGGCAGCCAGGTCCTGAGCGCCCGGAACCCGCCCTGGCGCACCGCACGCTCCAGGCGGGCCCACGCCTGGACCGAAGCCTCGTCGGCCCGGCCGGGCTCGTGGTGGTGGCCGGTGTGGGTGGAGGGCTGGTAGGTGGTGAACTCCGGCTCCAGATACCAGCAGACGGTCTCGCCGACCCGCTCCTCCTGGAGCTTGGGGTGGCGCTGCCTCAGCAGTGCGTGGAGCTGTGCGCGGGTGGGCTCGGCGAGCGCGGGGAAGCGCGACCGGACCCGGTCGCGGATCTGCTCGGGGGTGATTCCCGGCTTGCCGAGGTAGCCGATGGCCTGGGTGATGCGCAGGGCCCGCTCCAGGTCCAGGTCGGCCGGGTAGAGCTCCAGCCGCGGGGTCGCCTCCGCGCGCTCGGAGGCGGCCGCGGCGGTCTGCACGAGGGCGGGGTCGGAGAAGGGCTCCAATCCCTCGGGGGTCTCCACCGCGCGCAGGGCGTCCCGCACCGCCACGGGTCCGGGCAGGGCGTCGGAGTCGCCGACGGCGACGAGTTCGTCGGCGCGCCGGCCGAGCAGTTCGGCGTAGTCGAACAGGTCTCCCTCGACCGGGGCGAGCGGGTCGTTGTCGACGACCTGGGCCGCGATCACCCTGCGCGGGTAGCGGCGCACGACGAAGCGCTGTTCGGTCAACCGCTCCTCGTACTCCACCACGGCGCGCACCGCGGCCAGGGCGTAGACCAGGCGCTCCTCGGTGTCCAGGGTGGAGCCGCGCATGGAGAGCAGTTCGGAGGCGATCTGGCGGACCTCGCGGACCCGGTGGTGGCGCGAGAGCACGTCGACCACGTCGTCGCGCACGGAGCTGAGCAGGGAGGCGTTCTTGCCCCAGTGGGAGGCGGCCTCGGCCAGGCTCTCCTCCACCCGTCCCGGGGTGATCTCCAGCCGCCGGGCGACCTCCCGGTAGGTGGGCCACCAGTCCAGTCGGCCCTGGCGGTCCTCGGGCAGGCCGACCAGTTCGCGCACGACCCTGACCCACCACCGGTTGGCGTCGGTGGTCTTGGGCAGGAGCTGGCGGATCACCTGGTCGAGCAGGGCGTTGCGCTTGGCCTCGTCGTCGGCGCCGCTGGGCAGTCTGGCCTTGGACGGGACGGCGTACTCGGCCACGTCCAAACGCTTGCGCCAGGAGGCGGTGGCCTGGCGCAGCTCGTTGCGGATCACCCGGGTGGTGCCGCGCATGTGGGTGATGTCGCGGACGGGCCTGCGCAGCAGCTCCCCCACGGTCTCGCACCGCAGGACCCGCTGGACGATGTCCACGGCGAGCGGGCTGAGGCCGGACAGGTGGATCGGGGTCTCCACCGTGGCGCTCTCCCGGTTGCGGCGGCGGGTCTCCTCGTCGTCCTCGGGCGGCTCGGCGGCGGCACCGGCGAGGAAGGCGGCCTCCCAGGCGGCGCGCATGTCCTCCAGGGAGGCGAAGCGCTCATCGGTCCGACGGTGCAGGGCACGGCGGAAGAAGGACGCCAGCGCGGCGCGGCTCTCCTTGGGGAAGGCCTCCTCCGTCAGACGGGGCGTCTGCACGTCCTCGGCGAGGAACTCGGGGTCGATGCCGTCCTCGTCCCAGACCGGCAGCTCCCCGGTGGCCATCTCGTGCAGGGTGGCGGCGAGGGCGTAGCGTTCGGCGAACTCGTCGTAGGCCCGGTCCTCGGAGAGGAAGGGGTCGAGGTAGCCGCGGGTCCCGGCGGAGGTGTTGTCCAGCGGGGCCCGGGACAGGGAGAAGTCGAAGAGCACCAGCGCCCGGGCGCGCTTGCGCGTCTCGCGCACGCCCAGGTTGGCGGGTTTGATGTCGCGGTGGAAGACCTCCCGCTCCTCCAGGTGCTCGACCGCCTCGAACAGGTGCAGCCCGAAGGTGCGCAGTTCACCGCTGGTCAGCACGCCCTGGCGGGACAGGTAGTCGGCCAGGGTGCTGCCGCCCGCGCGCTCCAGCACCAGCACGGTACGGTCACCGATCTCCCGCAGGCCCGGGTCCGCGCCCTTCTCGACCGAGGACACCGCCACGATGCGGGGGTGGGAGCCGACCTGGTGCAGGACGCCGGCCTCGCTGCGCACGGCGCGGACCGCGGAGTCGGAGCCGAGCGCGACCTTGAAGACCACCTCGCGGTCGGTGGCCGGGTTGTACATGAGCACGGCCCGCGCGGTGGCCCCCTTGCCCAGGACCTCCTGGACCCGCCATCCCTGGGTGATCTCGTCGCCGCGCCGGGCCTCCAGCGGGTCGGTGGTGACCTCGGGCAGGGTCAGGCGCTCCTCGACCTCGTCGAGCATGCGCAGGAAGGCCTGCACGGTCGCCATCCGGTCGCTCGGAGAGCGCTGGGTGCACTCCCGGACCAGCGTGTCGAGCTGGGGGATGATGTCGTCGCTGGCCTCGGCCGGGGTGAGGCAGTCGTGCTCCTGGATCTTGCGGCTGAGCTCGGCCCGGTCGGCGGCCGGCGGCCGGCCGGTGAAGACGAGGTAGGTGAGCGCGCCCAGGCCGAAGAGGTCCTGGGCCGCGGCACGGCCCGCGAAGTCGGGGAACTCGGGAGCCAGGTAGGGGGCGGCGGCCTTCTCCACGTGCGCGGCCAGGGCGCGGCCGCCCAGGGCGGCTTCAAGGTGCAGGGTGGCCCCGCCGCTGCTGGTGGCGCCGCCCCGTAGGCGCAGGCTCTCCCGGGAGGCCACCTGCCAGTCGGCGATGTACAGGCGCGGGTAGTGGCCGTCCATCTCCACCCACACGCTGCGAGCGGCCAGGGCGCGGTGGTAGAGGCGGTTGCGGTGGGCGTGGTTGACCGCCTCCCCGAGCTGGCGGACCATCACCATCCGGGTGTCGACGTCGAGGTCCTCGCCGTGCTCGGCCATGAAGTGGTCGAGGCGCTGCCAGGACGGCCGGTGGCGGAAGGCGATCGCCGGTCCGACATCGGTACCGCCCTCCTCGATGAGCCCGAAGTACTCGGCCTTGACGATGCCCTCGTGGGAGATGCCCTCCAGGGACATGTACTCGCGCTTGGCGGCGCGCTCCACGGAGCGGCGTTCGTCCTCGGTGGCGTTCTCGCCGTAGTGGTACAGCCGCACCCGGCTGGTGCCGCCCAACCGCTGGTGCTCGGCCTTGTAGTCGGTCCAGGTGGGTCCGCTGTCGAAGGACCGCTTCTCCAGGGTGTACTCGCCCAGGTTCAGCGCCCGGTCCATGGGCATGATGCCGATGGTCTCCATGAGGCGGGTGACATGGCGCAGGAAACCCGGGTCGACCCTGCTGTGGGGGACGTCGAGCAGGCCGTCCGACACCCCCGGCAGACCGGTCTGGTCTGTCAGGCCGTTGCGGCCGTAGACGTTGGCCTGCTGGACCTCGTCGAACTCGCAGCGCAGGTCCGGGGCGGAGAGGAAGACCCCGGCCTCGATGAAGGGGACCCGCACATTGCGCAGCCCGAGCTTCTTGACCGCCCACTCCAGGCGGTTCCTGAGCTCCTTGGCCTTGAGGTCGGTCAGGTGCAGGGGGTTGCTGAAGGTGCGGCGGTGCCCGTCCCGGTCGACGAAGGTCCATTCGCTGCCCCGGTTGACGGCCCGCCCGGGGTGGCTCTTGATCTCCACGAGGTAGGCGCCGGTGGGGGTGACGGCGAACAGGTCGCACTCACGGATGCGCTGGTTGCGGGCGGTGAAGGTGAACCCGGTCCAGGCGCGGTAGTTGCCGGCCGTGGGGAACTTCTCCCGGATGTGTTCGAGGGCGGCCTGCTCCCACGGGAACTCCGAGGGCCTGCCCCACCACCGGTTCGACATCCACCGCTCCCTCTCCAGTTCCGCGCCAGCTGACCGCCCACTCAGCATAGGGGTGCTGTGCGACGGTCGCGATGGGCCGAATATCCGCGGACGCGCTCCACGTGGTGCCCGTGGGTAGGGGGCTCCGAAGCCGTTCGGGTGGGGTGACTGATGGGGCGCTCGGAATCATCCCAGGAGGTTGACGGCGAAGGCGACCACGGTGACGGAAGAGGTGAGCGGTCGACGTTCACTCCGCGGGACGGGAGGTTCTTCGGCCGACGACCACCATGACCACTCCGGCGACGAGGCCGACCAGCCCGAGCGCGGCTCCGCCGATCACCCCGACGATGCGCCGGTTGTACGTGGCGTCCATGGTTCCGGCGCGCGCCACACCGTAGAGCATGTCGGCCGGCTCCCCACAGGCAACGGTGTGGGTCCCGGGCTCGGACGTGTCCAGCGGACGCGAGAACATCCAGAGCTCATCGGTCTCGTACACGATTCCCGTGATGACGTTGTCGACGCGCTCCTCGGAGGGGCCGTAGTGCCGGCAGGTGAAGGAGTTGTAGTCGGTGCTCCAGAGTTCCCACTCCTCCTGCTCGTCCTCGGCGACCTCGAAGGTCATGGATCCGCCGCCTTCGGTCTGCGTGACGAAGTCGGGCACGCGGAAGGGCGCCGTCATACCCCACACGGCCATCAGCGCACCGGCCGCCAGCGACGCGACGATGGTCAATGCTCCGATACGGGTCCAGGGTCGTGGAGTGCGACCCGGGGCGCCAGTGGCGGGGGCGGGGCGATGTGATTGAGGGGAACTCATGGGCCAAAGACTGCCATATCGCGATGACACAGCGCGATTCGACCGAGGTGCCGCCGACTCCTGGTGACCACGGAGATTTCGCGGGATGTGCGGGTGCCGGGTCCCCGGAAACCCCGCGCTCGGGCCGGGCTCAGAAGTGGACCGAGAGGCACACCAGCCACACGCCTTCGTCGAGCGCGTCGATGTACGCGCCCGCCCTGCGGTAGTAGGCGTCGGACTCCTCCATCGCGCCCCTTCCGTCGAGCCACTGCCCTTCCAGGGTGACCAGTGAGGTGCCGGTGACCGCCCTGTCGCGGTCCCGCGCCACGAACTCGTCGAAGGCGGAGCGGATACTGCTGACGGGCTCGTCGTTGACAGGCCCGAAGAGTGGATGGTCTCGGCGTCGCTCAGCGATGAAGGCGGGCCAGTGTCGCCAGGCCGTCTCCTCCGCCACCGCGCGCATGCGCTCCAAAGCGAGCAGGTGTTTGGGGCCGCCGTCACAGGCCGCGTACTCCGCCAGAGGGCTGTCCTGTGGGAAACGGCGAGGGTTGACCAGGTCGGCGCTGCCGTGCGCGGTGCTCAGGTAGCGACCGGACCAGTGGCCGCCGACCATCCAGCCATCGCACCTGCTGTGGCGCTCATGTATGCCGTCCGACTCGGTATCCGGGTGGTACAGGAAGGGCCGCATGACCCTGTCCAACTGGTTCTCGAGGCTCTTGGACCGGTCTCGGCGCAGGGCGACGACGGCGGGCTTGTAGGACACACGACCTCCATGACTCAGCGCTTCAGCCTCAGTGCCGAACGTAGTGATCGCTGGTGACAAAAGAGGCCCGAAGCGTTCGCGACCCTTGCCGTGCGACGGTTCAATGGACGCATGCCCTCCTTTACACGTGAAGACCTCCTCGAAGTGGCCGGTGCGACGTCCTACCACCGGGGCGTCGACTACGTCTCCCGGGTCGACGGAGTGACCCTCGACGGGGACACCGTGCGCGGGACCGTCTCCGGCACGTACACCTACCGGGTCGAGCTCACCCCCGGGCGGCGCGAGCTGGAGTGGGACTGCGACTGCCCGTGGGCGGAGGAGGGCAACTTCTGCAAGCACTGCGTGGCGCTGGGCTTGGTGTACCTGTTCGACACCGAGCGCGGTGTCGAGGTGCCCCCGGCCCCGGACCTTCGGACCTACCTGACCACGCTCGGGGCCGACGAGCTCGTGGGGCTGGTGCTGG from Nocardiopsis aegyptia harbors:
- the pglW gene encoding BREX system serine/threonine kinase PglW — translated: MSNRWWGRPSEFPWEQAALEHIREKFPTAGNYRAWTGFTFTARNQRIRECDLFAVTPTGAYLVEIKSHPGRAVNRGSEWTFVDRDGHRRTFSNPLHLTDLKAKELRNRLEWAVKKLGLRNVRVPFIEAGVFLSAPDLRCEFDEVQQANVYGRNGLTDQTGLPGVSDGLLDVPHSRVDPGFLRHVTRLMETIGIMPMDRALNLGEYTLEKRSFDSGPTWTDYKAEHQRLGGTSRVRLYHYGENATEDERRSVERAAKREYMSLEGISHEGIVKAEYFGLIEEGGTDVGPAIAFRHRPSWQRLDHFMAEHGEDLDVDTRMVMVRQLGEAVNHAHRNRLYHRALAARSVWVEMDGHYPRLYIADWQVASRESLRLRGGATSSGGATLHLEAALGGRALAAHVEKAAAPYLAPEFPDFAGRAAAQDLFGLGALTYLVFTGRPPAADRAELSRKIQEHDCLTPAEASDDIIPQLDTLVRECTQRSPSDRMATVQAFLRMLDEVEERLTLPEVTTDPLEARRGDEITQGWRVQEVLGKGATARAVLMYNPATDREVVFKVALGSDSAVRAVRSEAGVLHQVGSHPRIVAVSSVEKGADPGLREIGDRTVLVLERAGGSTLADYLSRQGVLTSGELRTFGLHLFEAVEHLEEREVFHRDIKPANLGVRETRKRARALVLFDFSLSRAPLDNTSAGTRGYLDPFLSEDRAYDEFAERYALAATLHEMATGELPVWDEDGIDPEFLAEDVQTPRLTEEAFPKESRAALASFFRRALHRRTDERFASLEDMRAAWEAAFLAGAAAEPPEDDEETRRRNRESATVETPIHLSGLSPLAVDIVQRVLRCETVGELLRRPVRDITHMRGTTRVIRNELRQATASWRKRLDVAEYAVPSKARLPSGADDEAKRNALLDQVIRQLLPKTTDANRWWVRVVRELVGLPEDRQGRLDWWPTYREVARRLEITPGRVEESLAEAASHWGKNASLLSSVRDDVVDVLSRHHRVREVRQIASELLSMRGSTLDTEERLVYALAAVRAVVEYEERLTEQRFVVRRYPRRVIAAQVVDNDPLAPVEGDLFDYAELLGRRADELVAVGDSDALPGPVAVRDALRAVETPEGLEPFSDPALVQTAAAASERAEATPRLELYPADLDLERALRITQAIGYLGKPGITPEQIRDRVRSRFPALAEPTRAQLHALLRQRHPKLQEERVGETVCWYLEPEFTTYQPSTHTGHHHEPGRADEASVQAWARLERAVRQGGFRALRTWLPDTERSATILGGMRGVVPFDVSTEFVHVIDEVMEGMGSALNWDILAEADNSRPEPFNRMLDEVFHRLGERVRGASAQAPTGEGAVFLYRATPLARYESGRALLGALVQEAREADRAPYGLWLLCPMRGPQRAATLDGEPVGIISDSEQVLLPRGFTAPEAAPAG